The genomic stretch AAGGCCAAATACGAAGAGGGAGAttctaaaaatcaattaaatatttttattaaaagtttaccATATGTAAGCAAAGCAAGTATATTATATCTCACTAAGAAAAAGCAAAGCTGGCAAAGCAGATCGCAAAGAAATATCAAATTAAGAGTGATTTGTCCGTGAAGTGTCAGCTTTAGAGTTCacctttttatgtttttaaataaattgctcGTGCACTACACTAAGTGCTTGAACTAAAAGTTATCTAGAAACAGAgcaatgatgacgatgataatttCGTCAAAAGTCGTCGATAATTAAAGTCAAAGCAagtgaataaagttatttttaaattaagtatgtcATTTATACAATTTAGCGAGAGATTTTCAAAATGCTGAACTAGTGATTTAAGGGTTTCTTTATTCCGGTAGCAATTTTACCTATCACTTTACTAAGCTTCGGTCGTCGTCGTACCTTATTTTCAGAGCCTAAGTAGACACTAAAAGTGGCCGTAATCGttggtgaagttcccaatctgcactgggcccgcgtgggaactacggcccaagccctctcagcCCTCTCAACGTGGAACGTATACGtatattggctgggatgatgaatccACTCAGCCAAGTAGTTATCTAAGTCGGTTATCTGAGTTGAACAAGCCAAAGAGAAATAGCACTAGTGAATGTCATTGCACATAGAATTGCCAGTAaaatattacgttttttttttgcgctagttttattatttcagaCTACTTTTTGCAGAATTAACTTACAGATTACACCTATGGGTGGAAGTAGTACGTTCAGATAGTGCCAGTTGAAACGCTGATCAGTATGGCTGGTCTAGTGCGGCTAACGATAACCTGGTAATTTGCATtaagatatatttattatttattaaggatACTCAATTCATAATAtgtacttgagaattattaacgttttgtttattttgcatCGCATGTGGTCACAAGCAAACTTTTAGCgagttaggttgggttaggttacgAGTTAGGTTaagtaaactaaaaaataatcaaatcaatcaaaataaatcaataaaactaaaaaattataataatatagcaatgcatgaaaaataaaagatacctagtaagtgatatttttccattgttgctatttaatttcctctcaaacGAAGTGAAAAAGGAGTGTAAAACTccagcattaaacctattttcccttctacgtgtctatccacccttgaacgcctcgggtaaaatggctcattttatgctctcCTTGTAGCTTCATAATTAGTCATGATTTACGGCTAAATGGTAAGCTCAAAATTTATACGATTTCCTTGGGATAAGACCAAACTATCAATTGTTCGCCCCCAAATTCCCCACATAGCTCTCATCGAAAATTTTATAGCTGTTACCAAGATCTCCgaactaaataattaaatatataatcattgcttaaaagaaataaataaagatgtgGCCAAGTTTGGAAAGAAACAATGCTGAAAGAGGGTGAGTTAGGAAGTGAACGGTTTTGGGAATGGACAAATAAGGAAGTGGGTGGCTACGGAAAACGACAAATTAGGAAGTGGTCAAAGTCAATCGGAGGGATTTAACGGTATTAAACAAATTgtgttgttaattatttttcatcacacttgctcaacagtgtcataacatgcaggctaccttggttccAACCCCAcaaataaaaccctcggccTTAATGTGCTCGTCATGAAActcgtggtcggtaaatgagtcattgcccgtactaattttcatgccatgaagcccaaggtcggtaaatgagtttgttactgcatggcgtgctactgcccgtgcgcgcgctgcacacgcacgccatgcacatgctacGGAGGGGGGGGGAGGACGGAGGGGaactggcgctgccaagagcgcaatcagcggcatcggcaatttaaaaaaatatattaggtttattttactcgcaaatgtgatgaaaaacattgtatgtcgcacgggcggtactagaattacgaacatcgactcattaaagccctcagtcttcgacttcgggcttctaatagactctcgttcgtaattctttatttaccgcccttaagacacaatgtactaataaaattacattcaCTATTTcgcagtttaattttaatcgtTTTGAGTAACGATGTTTGGTGCAAAAGCAGAGCACGAAAGTTTCCGAAGGATTTTGAATTTGGTGCGTCGACGGCGGCCTATCAAATCGAAGGTGGCTGGCTCGAGGACGGTAAGGAATAGTTCCGCAGCGTCCCTACACTCTTCTTCAGTGGTAATGCTAGGTTACATTCCGAATTTAATGTCGTACCTCCTAAACACATTCGCGACCACATATCGCTCGTAACAAATAGCAGCGGTTTTCCGCTTTGCAACGAAAATTGTCTAGGAACTAAAGATAGTCTAAAAGGTGACAGGATTTTTCATAAGGATCATGGATACGGTCAGattaatttttgtaagttttagTTTATAGAGTAGTCTGCTGGTGTGATtaattttggtctgcctgctctcagtggttgCAACTTTGAGAGATGGCGCATAAAAAGGCTTCAATGTTGTGGAAAAAAAACGACGAGAAATGGTCAGTTTTAGTATATATTTGAAGTATAGCGTTCCCGCAGGTTAAATGAATCTGTCTGCCTGCGTTGTATTTCGGAGCTATGATGCACGCAAGTCGCTTTATTGCTGTGAAAAAAAACGATAAGGCAAATGGTCAGTGTTGGAACAAATTCCAAGTATGACATCTCCGACGCTAAAAAAAGTTAGTCTGCCGGCTCTcagtggttgtatttcagagctatgacgctcgcaagatgcttaattgtaTAGAAAAAtcaaggtaatggtaatcaataaTATGTTGTTCTTGTTTTtctattataattttcttttttttctttccccGTCTCtcgactggggcaaaggaactggctcatgcatcatctatacctataaaatagtaccgtgactgactgactgactgacagacaacgcacagcctaaactactggtgctagagacttgaaatttggcatacatgtacCTCGAGTGTTATTCGTTTCTTTCGCTACATGCATTTATCTCGATGCGTTTTTTTACCAATCCGTGAAGATCACATACACTTTACCTGTATAATAAATTCCCAGTAGTCAATTTTTgtcacgttttaattttttattatttttgctagCCGCATTGTGTGCCAATGAATAAATAGGTACGGCCAAGGACTTccattcatgagccaccatggaaccttttcaaaggaaaagtcattacgatttttcttgttttaatgCGAtggatgtcactatgacgtttactgtgaagtGGTTCCATGGTGGGTCAGGGGTTAAAGTCCTTAGCCGTACTAATAAAGTCCGCATGCAAAAGCAAAGGCAGAAATTAAACTATTCCATTTGAAAAGGTATCTTTATTATATTGAACTAACCACATTTGAACTagcttactttaaaaaataaacttaaatatgACTTTCCCATGTTAAAAACACAAATCTTTACTTAATAATAGCattggtgtactgccttttcttcaaaatatttttcgccaaatttcacttagcaaccaaccttttgccgaagtttcatttggcaaaccaatccttggcataactttgcttcgcatttttcttatttcgcaacattttatattgcaaaattttacttcatcacacttttatgtggcaaacaattatgtagcaaatgattggaaataacaaatagtcaaataacatttggccaatttttacacataaggtacctaggtatatcagtcatgatatataataaaatgaataaatgttaaattatgtggcggtgagcgagcgaagcgagcgagcaacaTGAGActgggcagaagcgacttggataggttaggttcagaaggctaaggcgggagcgtagcgtagcgtagcttccgctttagccttcgatgttaggttttttttgtaacagaacggaaaaaatcattggcttgcttgcttgtttgcatgctaaattaaggaatgccaatcaacgcatttgacgaaaacacaaatgacatctcaaaaaaatcccaggtaataatttgcataataatcatttatcaaatcattagttggaaaatgatatcagtgcgaaatgttgagttgggaaataaaatttcgcctaaataaaaatatgggataaatagtttggaagttaataatttgctaaataattttcgccaaaacattagtaaaccaaataGGTCAGAAGGGAAATGTCAGAAATTATGAGCGATATCGCTAAATCTGTTCTTCAAAAGggtcttgcaagttgaatttgccCCACTTTTTCTTTTGCATCTATAACTACAAATcccttgcacgatttttttttatgacaattcCACATAGAAGATCCAGACGATTTACTGATACGCTTTAAATAATGCCGATATCCAGTTCGTATTAATATACGCCCTCCGTGAGCACTTTCCAAGAAAGTAAATGCACATGATCCTGACGAAAAGCTCAGCCCGGGGTTTTCTTCAGTTGGATCCATATTTGTTCACTTTCTTTTAATATATAGCAATattcatgaaaaaaatatcatttcacTGACATCTTGACGTTGTCCGGATGAAGGCCCAGGCCGCACTGAGGCTAAACCgccgcgtgactttgtgaatcaagtaaactaatgcaagcggccgCATTGGCGGCTTTTTCCTGCAACTGATTTTAAAGCTGCGATTTGTTACAGATCGGCGTGCGGGAAAAAACCGCGCCAAAATTTGTAACCCATAGAATTTATACTGGCGCGCACATATTGACGCGGAAACCGCGGGCGGTTTGTGTCTTTTTCGGCAGACCGCCGCCAAGAATAGTCATTGCGTTAATATTGTGGCGTCGGGATTACGAGTATAATGTCGTATATCCATCTTCAAACTGTAAAAATCGTGGCCAGTTTCGCGGTTTTTAATCGCAGTGTGTGCATCTTTGGCGGTTTACCGCTTGCGGGAAAAAAACAGTAGTGCGGCCTAGGCCGAAAGTGTGTTAATGTTAAAAGCGCTCGTTACCTTTCTAAAGAGGCTAATTCAGTCAACGTTCACCATTGTAGCTAGAAGTCTTTCCTAAATGCTAAAACGTAATAAAACAAAGATCCGTCTAGCAAAATAATGAGAAGACATTAAAACGTGTGACAAAAATAGACTACTGGGAATTTATTCTACAGGTAAAGCATATGTATGTGATCAATACGGattggtaaaaaataaaaaccggccaagagcgtgtcgagcacgcccaaaatagggttccgtagccattacgaaaaaattaagtaatatttttctaaggatttcgtaatttataaggaatcttccaagtttaggtaacttttataccttaggctgctatttactctaaggggccgtctctatttgttttgttcgtatagacggagacggaatcacatttaaccatcggttTACACCTGTGGtttacactaatcaatggatggtgaaacagccccttaaactactaaaaattctcaagcaaacttagccattatagttttccttgtaagtataatatatttactaccatcctgaattttttcaaatttatccacccaccggtttagattttagggggggagggggggtcgccagattttaatgaaaatttgcactttaaagttaaatatttcgtaaagaaatcactgaatcgaaaaatcgtcttagcaaacctgtAATGGTTTtctaagacctatccaacgatatcccacactatggggttggatgagaaaaaaaaaacaccccactacgtctatgtaCACGTAGTCTATGTACTACgtgtatgtatatattattattattttcgaaggattgctttttctcagctctaggctggtattaactacatttacgggttatccaccaagtaaatgtagcagagttgtagaataaatattttttaagaagattgctgagggctattttcagggtctagttgcatgaactttctcactattctgcatgtattaagtattgcggctttttgtaaaattgtgtaaacgtgtgattttatgcctaataattttaagctGTGGTGTAGGTGGTTTGGGATGACGCCTGTTGTAGATAGGACTATTGGAACTACGTACACTTTCTCCTGTCTCCATAGTCTAGCAACTTCGTCTTTTAGGTCtgcatattttgttattttttccgtgatggtcttttgtaaattgtgtgtGTTAGGGATTGAGATGTCTATGAGGTatgtagttttgtttattttatctattaatgTGATGTCAGGTCTATTATAGTGGATAGTACGATCTGTGAGTATAGCGCGGTCGTAGTATAATTTGTGTGTTGTATTCTCAAGTACTACCTGCGGTGTGTATTTGTAGTATGGGGTGTGTGTGTCTTGTATAAGTTTATGTTTGTGTGCCAGGTTTTGATGGATGATGTTTGCGATTtgattgtgtctgtgtgtgtagtcTGTTTGTGTTAGCGTTGTGCATGCTCCGGTTATGTGTTGTATGGTTTCCGATTGGTTATGACATCTGCGGCATTTGTCGTTTGTGAGTGTTGgatcttttattatatattttcggtagtttttagtatttacgatTTGGTCCTGAATTGCAATAATGAAACCTTCAGTTTCTGGGAACAAACTGCCTATTTTTAGCCATGTGTTTGATGCaggtgtgtctatgtgtgtttgttctaAGTCACGAGGATGTCGTCCATGAAGTACCTTTTTCTTCCAGTTATTTATCAGTTGTGCTTGTGGGTCATTTCCGTTAATATTTTGCGTGTCAGGTGGTTCGTGTAGGTTTAGCGGAGTGTAGTTGTGGTCATTTTGGACGATTGTGTTGTGTATATTGCTTGTACGTGATTTGGTGTGAAAGAATGTTTGTAAgctgtgtatttgttttttccaGAGATGATGAATGTTTATCATGCCCCTACCTCCTTCCTGTCTCTTGATAGTCAGTCTTTCTATTGCAGATTTAGGGTGTAAATGGTTATGTTTTGTTAGTGTTGTGCGTGTAGTTCTTTCTATGGCTTCTATATCGGTCTTGGACCATTTTATAACtccaaaaattattattattattattattattatatatatatatatatatccgtgcaaaattgcagctttagcattgatagtccctgagcaaagccgcggacggacagacagacatggcgaaactataagggttccgtttttgccattttggctctggaaccctaaaaagcagtgAGAAATATGCATGTAGCCATGTAGCGAAAGAAACGAATATAAATTAAATCGTGTGAGAAAATAAACTACTGTTTGTAAAAAAGTGGTTGGGATAAAAGCGAATGGGAAGGAAAATACTGGGGGAAAATAGTATTGGGTAGGTAATTTATCTATAcaatctattttttattaattttatatcatgCAAAGATCACGACATCAGTATCCTATCTTTGCATATACGTTCTTTATAATAATGACCACTTCTTTAATACTCGTAAATTATGAATGacgaatttaattaaaataaaggaaAATCGAGAAACACGggaagtttaaattttaaacagctattataaatgcgaaaaaacaaaaatgctcTCTGCTGCTCTTTTTGAATGTTGCCAATTGTCGGATTCTAGACACTTTTGAATATGTTAAGTTGTTctaatgcattattataattccGTTAGCGGCACAGGTAGACGGTTAACAAATAGCCCTTAAAAATGCTTAAACAGTGTCTTGAAGGATCAATAACTCATGGTCAATATAACAAAGACTCAATATAGCTCTCTACCCGGATCTCAAGCAATTTGTTTTACTGCAATAAGATTTCTTACTTAATACGAATATAACGTCATATTCATTTGTTAGTTAGTGACATAGCCATATTTTGTGTAAAAGTTTGCACcttgataattataattttatgttaacaGGCAAAAGTCTATCAATATGGGACGTAATGGCACACACTGAACCGTCACCGATTGAAGACGCGAGTACGGGCGACGTTGCAGCTGACTCTTATCACAACTGGAGACGCGACGTAGAAATAATGAAAGAGCTAGGATTAGATTTCTATAGATTCTCGATTGCCTGGACAAGAATTCTTCCCACCGGGTTCCCAGATAAAATTAACCATCTAGGCGTAAATTATTATAGTAATCTTATAGATGAAATGTTAAAAAACAACATCCGGCCAGTTATTACAATGTACCATTGGGACTTGCCATTCCGTCTTCAAAAATTAGGAGGATGGATGAATCCTCATATTGTGACTTGGTTTGTTGACTACGCCAAGGTCCTTTTTGATAAGTACGGAGATAGAGTTAAGCAATGGATTACTATCAACGAACCAAAACAAATTTGTTACGAAGGCTATGGTTCTGACGCTAAAGCTCCTATGCTAAATATTACTGGGGTAGCAGAGTATCTGTGTGCCAAGAACGTGCTATTAGCTCACGCGAAAGCATATCATTTGTTTGATGAACAGTACAGGAAGAAACATAATGGCAGTATCGGTATCTCCATCAGCTGTACGTGGTACGAGCCTTCATCTGACACGATGGATGATAAGCAGGCTGCGATAGATGCTAGACAGTTTGATGTAAGTACTCAATcgtttcatttaattaaagctAAATAGTAATCGTGTTTTGCAGGAttcaggaaaaaaaacaatccaggcttaagaataagaatagaaTGTCCAGGAGCTATGTAATTAAATAAGCgcaatcagtaaaaaaaatagttgtataTTAACAGTGCAGAGACGCAAATATAGAATACGGTTTAAAACAATAGTACCTAATCGACCAAGATTTGCTCGAGCTAAAATTCGTTAATTCTCGTatgcgttttcccagagataagacattgtcatccccgaaaacccccacatactaAATTACATCGAAATCATAAGAGCCGTTTTGGAGTCTGTTTATTATATAGCTATATCTAATATAGAAAATTCTCTATCACAGtatttgtaaccaaactcctccgaaacggcttgaccgatttatatttttttttgtgtatattcggtaagACTGAGAATAGGACGAaagctatttttcatacttttacgcggacggagtcacgggcaataGCTAGAGTGTATAataaggtattagatagataaatagattGAATAGGGCAATGACcgcattaacaaaataaaatacaaaatccggTAGTCCATTCCGTTTCCACTTCTGATGttactaattataattatctaaTTTTTGCCTTTATACCACGCTTGGAACAACGGAAAATCTATTTAGTAGTAAATTAACGCAGATTgataataattacaaaacacATTTGAATAATCTTTTTAAATCCGAGCAGACAGTATGTTAAATTCATGTTACATTTGAATGATTTTGCGTTCATGTgagcacatttaaaaaaatctcttatATTCCCGCTAAAGAGATTTAAACCCAAGATATGTGACATTGAATTAAAGCGTTGCTTGTgtctatttaattttacagtgGGGTCAGTATGCACATCCTATATTTTCGGTCTCGGGCGACTTCCCGCCTGAAGTCAAGAGAAATGTGGCTTTTAAAAGCGCTGAACAAGGCTTCGTTCGTTCTCGTCTTCCTGAACTGACCGGTAAAGAGGTCGGCCTCATTCGGGGTTCATCAGACTTCTTCGGTCTTAATACGTATACAACGAAGCTGGCATATAGGTAAGACAGcatattttatcgaaaatatttCTCAAGTAAGAGCTAGATCCTAGAGTTTTCCAGTTTGTATTTGGTTATGTTTTTTGAATTATTAACTATCGGTCGTTTCCAGAGTTAGAGATTTCATTGATTATTACATAGGTACGTCGTAAAATTACAACATTTGTATTCTTGGATGTTTTGTCATCTAAAAGCTTAATTATAAAACAAGTTTGAAACAGTGACGGAGTTAATGAAATATATCAAATAACTTACGTACTATATCGGATAATCGTGCGATAGCACTGGATCTGGGGACGCGGTGTGACACGGTACGAACTTCGTAACTAAGGATTTGCGATAGAATTGAAACTATCGGTCAATTTTCCAATTTATCTATCGAATTTACTATCACGTCCGTAACACAGTGTCATATGTCTTCTAAAATATTAAGAGGCATAAATACCATAATTACAGGGATCCGTCGCTGGAGGGCATGTATGCAGTACCGTCGTACATGGATGACATGGGCGCTGTTTTCGTAAAGGATCCGACTTGGCCTCAAGCACAGTCGTCTTGGTTACAGGTGtgaattgttttaattattattttgttacaagCATGGTGGCCTCAACTTATTGACCAATTCAGAAAATCACCAGCGTACAAATATGACGTCCCCTGTTTAGTACTTTAGTAAGTGTCGCTATTCAAGAGGCGgtgttattataatttagtaTTATATTTACAGTACTGGTGAATGATTTAATCTGTATCAAaacatcaatatttttttcatttgcatATCATTTTCTCTTACAGAGTGTACCCGAAGGTTTTCTCAAACTACTTCTCGATATAAAGAAACAATACGACAACCCACCAGTCATTGTGACTGAGAACGGTTGGTCCACAGCCGGTGGTTTGCTGGATGATGACAGAATATTGTACTACAGAAACTATCTCGGCATGCTCATAGAGGCGACCGATAGAGGCTGCAACATTCAAGGCTACAGCGCATGGAGTCTTATTGATAATTTTGAGTGGAAACACGGTTACAGGTAAATTATGTTTGTAATTGATATGTGCAAATATAACATTGTTCAGGAATGAAAATAAAGAGCAAgtttcatgatcatcatcatcatcccagcctatatacgtcccactgctgggcacaggcctcctctcagaacaagagggcttgggccatagttcccacgcgggcccagtgcggattgggaacttcacacacaccattgaattgcttcgcagatttgtgcaggtttcctcacaatgttttccttcaccgcaaagctcgtggtaaatttcaaatgtaattccgcacatgaatttcgaaaaactcagaggtgcgagccggggtttgaacccacgaccctctgcttgagaggcgataggtcaaaccactaggccaccacggcttttttaaagAGCAAGTTTGCAATGGTCGAATTTTGCAAAACATTTATTATCTACAGTCAAATCATTCTTCGTTAGATTCAGATAAATACGATAAAGGATTGAGTCTGGGTGTTTTAAAGGCAGATAGAAATAATTAGATACAAAATATAcccagcggcacaaaatttagcccactacatacaaaattacatacatttattttgaaggccagattttttgccgctcagtagaTAGTTGGTTGATGATAACAATGGGTACTCGtactatacataattatataaataaacaatgtcgcccctttttaatttaatctcTTTTGTTACGGATTCGGtcttatttttacccgactgcccgaaggagggttatgtttttgcgGACAATGGTTAGATTTAACAAATAGGTGCTTAGCCTCTTTGCtgcagtcagttaaaaatattgtaatagtaatttatattaacaaaaatatgAGAATTTTAACCCCTCCAGACTCAAAATAtctaagaaatatatatataacctcCATTTTGACCGTCTACGTTTGATAAGAGTAGAATTTTCATTCAAGCGTCGTTGCGTCATGGGACGGCTAAGGTTAGgtaattgtttacttttatcTACTTAGCGGTCCCCCCACGTAACGATGCTTGAATAAGAATATTTTACGTACTTGTTTGTATCATGTGTTTTTTGACaaggttttattaaataatttttaatagtttttttttaataaaaatactactacaatttaataaaacaaacaattttttttagttttaatattgACTTAGACAAGGCacggataccggttaaatttccaaaccgttattACAGTATttggcgcaaaaccttttcattttggtttcgttcgcgaaaccgttatttttaaaccggttcTTAAGGGAACATTTCTATAAAGTTCTTGTTAGATTAAACGGTttggaacaataaaaaccgctttattccggcgcaggataaacgtcACTGCCCGCCACCGGCTGGCCTGCTGTTTATatatttaggttatagttaagttcttaaaaacgttcgcgttcatgaaagttcggagttaaaccgaaataaacctgtatttaccgctattttatgaaccggttccgagccttggACTTAGATCCTTTCACAAATAGCATCTTGCATCTTTCATTTACTCTCATGTAAACTATTACGAAATTCTGCAAATTATTCGGTCTCAAACCAAATCATCACTTAAATCGTTAAAATCACACATGGTCGCTACTGCTCAGTTCAAGTACGTAAGTGCTAAATCGATTTTGACGTTAACATAACCCGAGTTAAAAATGGAATATCTTGACAGTTAGGTTCTTTTTCGGAAGGAAAAATCATCAACCTTCTCCAGGACGTCCTGTAAGGTTTTTCGATTCACCCTTAAATTAATTTTGCTCTCGACTCCTGTCGTCGATTATAAAatctttgttaaaaaatttcacgtgcttaaaaaagaaaattcttcaataacatcaaaaataaatcaagGATTTCACTCCTAGTATCAGCCTGTGTCGTACCGTTCAAAGACATATATGTAAGGATTGCCTGCGTATGCCATAACATAATATTGAGCCAGATCTGTATATCTGTGTTTAGATACTCGTACCGTAGAGGAACAATTTGTACAGGATTTTATAACGCCTTAAATATCTACCAGTCCTCGAACTATGGCCGCTACcgataaaaccggccaagagcgtgtcagacacgatcaggatagggttccgtagccatagcgaaaaaatcaagtaatcttccaagtttaggtatgttttataccttaggctgactcttaaactactaataattctcaagcaattttagccgctataattttccttgtatatTTGCTATAttttctaccattctgaatttttaaaaaatttccacccaccattttcgaaaatttgcactttaaattttaatatttcgcaaatagatcactgaatagaaacaccgtctta from Choristoneura fumiferana chromosome 7, NRCan_CFum_1, whole genome shotgun sequence encodes the following:
- the LOC141429884 gene encoding myrosinase 1-like yields the protein MAGLVRLTITCLILIVLSNDVWCKSRARKFPKDFEFGASTAAYQIEGGWLEDGKSLSIWDVMAHTEPSPIEDASTGDVAADSYHNWRRDVEIMKELGLDFYRFSIAWTRILPTGFPDKINHLGVNYYSNLIDEMLKNNIRPVITMYHWDLPFRLQKLGGWMNPHIVTWFVDYAKVLFDKYGDRVKQWITINEPKQICYEGYGSDAKAPMLNITGVAEYLCAKNVLLAHAKAYHLFDEQYRKKHNGSIGISISCTWYEPSSDTMDDKQAAIDARQFDWGQYAHPIFSVSGDFPPEVKRNVAFKSAEQGFVRSRLPELTGKEVGLIRGSSDFFGLNTYTTKLAYRDPSLEGMYAVPSYMDDMGAVFVKDPTWPQAQSSWLQSVPEGFLKLLLDIKKQYDNPPVIVTENGWSTAGGLLDDDRILYYRNYLGMLIEATDRGCNIQGYSAWSLIDNFEWKHGYR